One Solanum lycopersicum chromosome 4, SLM_r2.1 DNA window includes the following coding sequences:
- the LOC101244861 gene encoding uncharacterized protein LOC101244861 has protein sequence MNCATINACNFNASFPSLTVTKRISKLTTLSSTIKLPRNAKVKVSRQQQQSTTVCLFGGGKGKSSNDNEASPWKALEKAMGNLKKEKSVEDLLKQQIEKQEYYDGGDGGGDRPGGGGGGGDDASGGAEDEGIPGILDELGQVILATMGFIFLYIYIIESEEITVFTKDILKFIFLRQKSIRLGRTIARLESYFKSLSEKEADPYWLESEILNTTTWYDGPKKYRRILRRLQSDSDY, from the exons ATGAATTGCGCTACCATAAACGCCTGCAATTTCAATGCTTCCTTTCCATCACTCACTGTTACCAAAAGGATTTCAAAACTGACAACATTATCTTCAACTATAAAACTCCCGAGAAATGCAAAAGTAAAAGTATCCAGACAGCAGCAGCAGTCCACAACTGTATGCTTATTTGGTGGTGGAAAGGGGAAGTCAAGCAATGACAATGAG GCTTCTCCATGGAAAGCTCTTGAGAAAGCCATGGGAAATCTGAAGAAGGAAAAGTCAGTTGAGGATTTATTGAAGCAACAGATCGAAAAACAAGAATACTACGACGGAGGAGATGGTGGTGGAGATCGTCCAGGTGGTGGCGGTGGAGGTGGTGATGACGCTTCTGGTGGAGCAGAGGATGAAGGCATTCCAGGGATCTTGGATGAGCTAGGACAAGTAATCTTGGCAACTATGGGCTTCATATTTTTG TATATCTACATAATTGAAAGCGAGGAGATCACAGTGTTCACAAAGGATATTCTCAAGTTTATATTTCTGAGGCAAAAGAGTATTCGTCTTGGGCGCACAATAGCACGATTGGAAAGCTACTTCAAAAGCCTGAGTGAGAAAGAAGCAGATCCATATTGGTTGGAAAGTGAGATTCTTAATACTACTACTTGGTACGACGGACCCAAAAAGTATAGACGCATTCTCAGACGGTTGCAATCCGATTCTGATTATTGA